One part of the uncultured Celeribacter sp. genome encodes these proteins:
- the ribA gene encoding GTP cyclohydrolase II yields MSLAPSLAELIARARADLRMGVPIVLRSEQGSAVAVAAEGLQSERLQDMRDLGQAYLAITARRAETLSARAYDDTLARLHLPGDADVTWIEAVADPADDLTHPMKGPFQSVRGGSALCARAAIALTKSARLLPAALLVDVTDAVTLAATNGLTTVPVESAMPLMADLAPLQDVIHARVPLAASEQGRVHVFRPDDGGEEHFVVEIGRPDRTKPVLTRLHSACFTGDLMGSLKCDCGPQLHAALAQMGEEGAGVLLYLNQEGRGIGHANKMRAYSLQDQGFDTVEANHRLGFEDDERDFRIGAAILKEMGFSAVRLLTNNPNKIARMEDQGITVTERVPLKVGENRFNTAYLATKARKSGHLL; encoded by the coding sequence ATGAGCCTTGCGCCCAGTCTTGCCGAACTCATCGCCCGTGCCCGCGCGGATTTGCGCATGGGCGTCCCGATCGTGCTGCGCTCAGAACAGGGCAGTGCCGTGGCCGTGGCGGCCGAGGGTCTGCAATCCGAACGGTTGCAGGACATGCGCGATCTGGGGCAGGCATATCTTGCGATCACCGCACGACGCGCCGAAACGCTCAGTGCGCGCGCCTATGACGACACGCTCGCACGCCTGCATCTGCCCGGGGATGCCGATGTGACATGGATTGAGGCCGTCGCAGATCCTGCCGATGACCTCACCCATCCGATGAAAGGTCCCTTCCAATCGGTGCGAGGCGGCTCTGCGCTCTGCGCCCGGGCCGCCATCGCCCTGACCAAATCCGCGCGGCTGCTGCCTGCGGCCTTGCTGGTCGATGTGACAGATGCCGTCACTTTGGCTGCCACAAACGGCCTGACAACAGTTCCGGTGGAAAGCGCGATGCCGCTGATGGCCGATCTTGCGCCACTGCAGGACGTTATCCATGCCCGGGTGCCACTGGCGGCCTCAGAACAGGGACGGGTACATGTGTTTCGCCCGGACGATGGGGGCGAAGAACATTTCGTCGTGGAAATCGGACGGCCGGACCGCACGAAACCAGTTCTGACACGGCTGCACTCAGCCTGTTTCACCGGCGACCTCATGGGGTCTCTCAAATGCGATTGCGGCCCGCAGTTGCATGCGGCGCTGGCACAGATGGGCGAAGAAGGCGCTGGGGTACTGCTCTATCTCAATCAGGAAGGGCGCGGCATCGGCCATGCCAATAAGATGCGCGCCTACAGCCTGCAGGATCAGGGCTTCGACACGGTGGAGGCCAATCATCGGCTGGGTTTCGAGGACGATGAACGCGACTTCCGGATCGGGGCGGCGATTCTCAAGGAAATGGGCTTTTCGGCGGTCCGCCTGCTGACCAACAACCCCAACAAGATCGCCCGGATGGAAGATCAGGGGATCACCGTAACCGAACGCGTACCGCTCAAGGTCGGCGAGAATCGGTTCAACACCGCCTATCTCGCCACCAAGGCCCGCAAATCGGGACATTTGCTATGA
- a CDS encoding L,D-transpeptidase family protein, with product MIGPQDIVVTRWGARFMGRRFPCSIGKGGLIEAAQKREGDGATPITTLRLLVMYYRADRGIRPGTAERHQTPRHQISPRDLWSDAAEDAQYNQLVRAPYAASHERMRRPDRLYDLVMITDWNWPVATSGKGSAIFVHRWRKPRHPTEGCVAFRADHLRWIAQHVTPHTRLIIRG from the coding sequence ATGATCGGTCCGCAGGACATAGTTGTCACCCGCTGGGGCGCGCGTTTCATGGGGCGCCGGTTTCCCTGTTCCATCGGCAAAGGCGGGCTGATCGAGGCCGCGCAAAAACGCGAGGGCGACGGGGCCACACCGATCACCACCCTCCGCCTGCTTGTCATGTATTACCGCGCCGACAGGGGGATTCGGCCTGGAACCGCCGAACGCCACCAGACCCCACGCCATCAGATCAGCCCAAGGGACCTGTGGTCGGATGCTGCAGAGGATGCGCAGTACAACCAGCTTGTCCGCGCGCCCTATGCCGCCTCACACGAACGCATGCGCCGGCCAGATCGCCTGTATGATCTGGTGATGATCACCGACTGGAACTGGCCCGTGGCCACGTCCGGCAAGGGATCGGCCATCTTCGTGCATCGCTGGCGCAAACCCCGCCACCCCACCGAAGGCTGCGTCGCCTTCCGTGCCGATCATCTGCGTTGGATCGCCCAGCATGTGACTCCGCACACCCGGCTGATCATCCGCGGTTAA
- a CDS encoding YggS family pyridoxal phosphate-dependent enzyme, translated as MGLLEIKTRISSELERVGRAEDSLCLIAVSKVQPNARVEAVLAEGHRVFGENKVQEAAGKWPDFKARYTGVELHLIGPLQTNKARQAMELFDVIHTLDRPKLAKTIARLAGELGHCPRLFIQVNTGEEPQKAGVMPAEADAFIAECRDLGLTIEGLMCIPPAEEEPSLHFALLAKIAKRNGLAGLSMGMSGDFETAIAQGATHVRVGSAIFGERDYSGL; from the coding sequence ATGGGCCTTTTAGAGATAAAGACGCGGATTTCCAGCGAATTGGAGCGGGTCGGACGGGCCGAAGACAGCCTGTGTCTGATCGCCGTCTCCAAGGTGCAGCCGAATGCGCGCGTTGAGGCGGTTTTGGCAGAAGGCCATCGCGTTTTCGGGGAAAACAAGGTGCAAGAAGCCGCCGGGAAATGGCCGGACTTCAAGGCGCGCTATACTGGCGTGGAACTGCATCTGATCGGCCCGTTGCAGACCAACAAGGCGCGGCAGGCGATGGAATTGTTCGATGTGATTCACACGCTGGACCGTCCGAAACTGGCCAAAACCATTGCCCGGCTGGCCGGGGAGCTGGGCCATTGCCCGCGGCTGTTCATTCAGGTGAACACCGGCGAAGAGCCGCAGAAAGCCGGGGTCATGCCCGCCGAAGCGGACGCGTTTATTGCGGAATGCCGTGACCTCGGGCTGACGATCGAGGGGCTGATGTGCATCCCCCCCGCCGAAGAAGAACCGTCGCTGCATTTCGCGCTTTTGGCGAAGATCGCCAAGCGCAACGGGCTGGCGGGGCTTTCGATGGGCATGTCTGGCGATTTCGAAACCGCCATTGCGCAGGGGGCGACTCATGTGCGAGTCGGCTCGGCCATTTTCGGCGAACGCGACTATTCTGGTCTTTGA
- a CDS encoding porin encodes MKKILLSSAAIVAFAGAASADISWTGSAELGYNDDFEDGFYVDSDIDITASTELNNGWTAALTFGFELNDTNNDDDAEDLFNSDDNLTVSVYNDIFTFTYGDIEYAAVSYWKGVSDMEANDFSEYDDESVLRFDADYGMYKGGISATVDNDTGDLYGLNFGVQADFDMFYASFAYQEEDDDLLSGNVVDADVDANLDQNGGDLDGSEIYALAVGTMVGGADIRVAYVSNETADLDSIGIQVSYPVGPVTLTGYYVSESEARSWGDDYTYGLTAAYADGPLSVLAHYESYGGEEEYNLEGQYDFGMGLVVTAGYIDGDDNTDDDFASYIVAEYDLGGGASFLASYADANSTAAESTDDIDTGLGGYELYSGATLSLSFSF; translated from the coding sequence ATGAAAAAGATCCTTCTTTCTTCCGCAGCGATCGTCGCATTCGCCGGCGCCGCTTCCGCTGACATCAGCTGGACCGGTTCCGCAGAACTCGGCTACAACGACGATTTCGAAGACGGTTTCTACGTCGACTCCGACATCGACATCACCGCGTCGACCGAGCTGAACAACGGCTGGACCGCAGCCCTGACCTTTGGGTTTGAGCTGAACGACACCAACAACGATGACGATGCAGAAGACCTCTTCAATTCTGACGACAACCTGACCGTCAGCGTCTACAACGATATCTTCACCTTCACCTATGGTGATATCGAATACGCCGCCGTTTCCTACTGGAAAGGCGTGTCCGACATGGAAGCGAACGACTTCTCCGAGTACGATGACGAATCCGTGCTGCGCTTCGACGCTGACTACGGCATGTACAAAGGTGGTATCTCCGCGACCGTCGACAACGATACCGGCGATCTCTACGGCCTGAACTTCGGCGTCCAAGCTGACTTCGACATGTTCTATGCGTCCTTCGCCTACCAAGAAGAAGACGATGATCTCCTGTCCGGCAACGTCGTCGACGCTGACGTGGATGCCAACCTCGACCAGAACGGTGGCGACCTCGACGGCAGCGAAATCTACGCGCTTGCAGTTGGCACCATGGTGGGGGGCGCAGACATCCGTGTTGCCTATGTCTCCAACGAGACCGCTGACCTCGACTCCATCGGGATCCAAGTTTCCTACCCGGTCGGTCCGGTCACCCTCACCGGCTACTACGTCTCCGAAAGCGAGGCGCGCAGCTGGGGTGACGACTACACCTACGGCCTGACCGCTGCGTACGCAGACGGCCCGCTCTCCGTTCTGGCTCACTACGAGTCCTACGGCGGTGAAGAAGAATACAACCTCGAAGGTCAGTACGATTTCGGCATGGGTCTGGTTGTGACCGCTGGTTACATCGACGGCGACGACAACACCGACGACGACTTCGCTTCCTACATCGTGGCTGAATACGACCTCGGCGGCGGCGCGTCCTTCCTCGCATCCTACGCTGATGCGAACTCGACCGCAGCTGAGTCCACCGACGACATCGACACCGGTCTCGGCGGTTACGAGCTGTACTCCGGTGCAACTCTGTCCCTGTCCTTCTCCTTCTAA
- a CDS encoding DUF3576 domain-containing protein, protein MFRRTYVLTTALAATLALSGCGAFDSLGSVGDSIGSGPFSGGSKVSTTEEGDVIDTKTTGQIVEIPNGETIVIEQKKRRTIFGGGRGSVTDTVQVNKYIWNAALDVLSFLPVQEADPFTGVIITGYGTPPGGGRAYRAVINVTDPALDARTLNLALYTRSGPVSQETLHAVEDAILTRARQLRSGN, encoded by the coding sequence ATGTTTCGCCGCACCTATGTTCTGACCACCGCTTTGGCCGCCACTTTGGCCCTATCCGGCTGCGGGGCCTTTGACAGCCTCGGCTCTGTCGGAGATTCCATCGGCTCCGGCCCGTTTTCCGGCGGCTCGAAAGTGTCCACCACCGAAGAGGGTGACGTCATCGACACCAAGACCACCGGTCAGATCGTCGAAATCCCCAATGGGGAAACCATCGTGATCGAACAGAAGAAACGCCGCACCATTTTCGGTGGCGGACGTGGCTCTGTGACCGACACGGTTCAGGTCAACAAATACATCTGGAACGCGGCGCTGGATGTTCTGTCCTTCCTGCCGGTTCAGGAAGCCGATCCCTTTACCGGCGTGATCATCACCGGATATGGCACCCCGCCGGGTGGCGGTCGCGCCTATCGCGCGGTGATCAATGTGACCGATCCGGCGCTGGACGCGCGCACGCTGAACCTTGCGCTTTATACCCGCAGCGGTCCGGTCAGCCAAGAAACCCTGCATGCGGTCGAAGATGCCATCCTGACCCGCGCACGGCAGCTGCGCAGCGGTAACTGA
- the leuS gene encoding leucine--tRNA ligase, with protein MSRYAPSEIEPKWQTAWNEAEVFLAERDETKPKYYVLEMFPYPSGRIHIGHVRNYTMGDVVARYKSSTGHNVLHPMGWDAFGMPAENAAMASGGHPGTWTYQNIDTMRDQMKPLGLSIDWTREFATCDPEYYGQQQAMFIDMLEKGLVYRKNATVNWDPVDMTVLANEQVIDGCGWRSGAPVERRELTQWFFKISDFSEDLLSAIDGLDNWPDKVKTMQRNWIGKSRGLQFAFSVVDAPAGHDRIEVYTTRPDTLLGASFVGISADHPLARDLAAEKPEIAAFCEDCRKGGTTEEAIEKAEKLGLNTGLKVRHPFDTSVELPVYIANFILMDYGTGAIFGCPAHDQRDFDFATKYSLPITYVFEPTEGELNTAEAYTPLKSDTIRYIRGFAGDEVQTGEQAVEAAVDFCEANGVGHGVTKYRLRDWGLSRQRYWGCPIPVVHCESCGVVPEKKENLPVKLPEDVSFDKPGNPLDRHPTWRDCSCPKCGGAAQRETDTMDTFVDSSWYYARFTAPRATTPTVKEDADYWMNVDQYIGGIEHAILHLLYSRFFARAMNETGHLPDSAREPFNALFTQGMVTHAIFENAERKTENGRPIYHYPDEVEERDGGVFVKETGERIKVIPSAKMSKSKNNVVDPVAIIQQYGADTARWFVLSDSPPERDVEWTASGAEAANKHLARVWRLANDMESAPESGSGDEDLLRATHKAMFEVTQGVESFGFNTSIAKLYGFTNTIAKSKAGRETKRFALKTMAQLMSPMTPHLAEEIWSMLGGEGLLAQAPWPTPDDTMLVEDQVTLPIQVNGKRRDEITVPKDMPKEEVEKLVLENDAVKKALAGGSPKKLIVVPGRIVNVVI; from the coding sequence ATGAGCCGCTACGCGCCTAGTGAGATCGAACCGAAATGGCAAACCGCCTGGAACGAGGCGGAGGTCTTCCTCGCGGAGCGCGATGAAACCAAGCCCAAATATTATGTGCTTGAGATGTTCCCCTACCCGTCGGGCCGCATCCACATCGGGCACGTCCGCAACTACACCATGGGCGATGTGGTCGCGCGCTACAAATCCTCAACCGGGCACAATGTGCTGCACCCGATGGGCTGGGACGCTTTCGGCATGCCGGCGGAAAACGCCGCCATGGCATCGGGCGGACATCCCGGCACATGGACCTATCAGAACATCGACACCATGCGCGATCAGATGAAGCCGCTGGGGCTGTCGATCGACTGGACCCGCGAATTCGCCACCTGCGATCCGGAATATTACGGCCAGCAACAGGCCATGTTCATCGACATGCTCGAGAAGGGACTGGTCTATCGCAAGAACGCCACGGTGAACTGGGACCCGGTCGACATGACCGTGCTGGCCAACGAGCAGGTGATCGACGGCTGCGGCTGGCGCTCCGGCGCACCGGTGGAACGGCGTGAACTGACGCAGTGGTTCTTCAAGATTTCCGACTTCTCCGAAGATCTGCTGTCCGCCATCGACGGTTTGGACAACTGGCCCGACAAGGTCAAAACCATGCAGCGCAACTGGATTGGTAAATCGCGCGGCCTGCAATTCGCCTTCTCCGTGGTCGATGCCCCGGCGGGTCACGACCGAATCGAAGTCTACACCACGCGTCCCGACACGCTGCTGGGGGCGTCCTTCGTCGGGATTTCCGCCGACCACCCGCTGGCACGCGATCTGGCGGCGGAAAAGCCCGAGATTGCCGCCTTCTGCGAGGACTGCCGCAAGGGCGGCACCACCGAGGAAGCAATTGAAAAGGCCGAAAAGCTGGGCCTGAACACCGGGCTGAAAGTCCGCCATCCGTTTGACACCTCTGTCGAACTGCCGGTCTATATCGCCAACTTCATCCTCATGGACTACGGCACCGGTGCGATTTTCGGCTGCCCGGCGCATGACCAGCGCGACTTTGATTTCGCCACAAAATACAGCCTGCCGATCACCTATGTATTTGAGCCGACCGAGGGCGAGCTGAACACCGCAGAAGCCTACACGCCGCTGAAGTCGGACACGATCCGCTATATCCGCGGCTTTGCAGGCGATGAGGTGCAAACCGGCGAGCAGGCTGTCGAAGCCGCCGTGGATTTCTGCGAAGCCAATGGCGTCGGCCACGGCGTGACCAAATACCGCCTGCGGGACTGGGGTCTCAGCCGCCAGCGCTACTGGGGCTGTCCGATCCCCGTCGTGCATTGCGAAAGCTGCGGCGTGGTCCCCGAGAAGAAAGAAAACCTGCCGGTCAAACTGCCCGAAGACGTCAGTTTTGACAAACCGGGCAATCCGCTGGACCGCCACCCGACATGGCGTGATTGTAGCTGTCCGAAATGCGGCGGTGCCGCGCAGCGCGAAACCGACACAATGGACACGTTTGTCGACAGCTCGTGGTATTATGCGCGCTTTACCGCACCCCGTGCGACCACGCCGACCGTCAAGGAAGATGCCGACTACTGGATGAATGTCGACCAGTATATCGGAGGCATCGAACATGCGATTCTTCACCTGCTCTATTCGCGCTTCTTTGCCCGTGCGATGAACGAAACCGGCCATCTGCCCGACAGCGCCCGCGAACCCTTCAACGCGCTGTTCACCCAAGGCATGGTGACCCACGCGATTTTCGAGAACGCCGAACGCAAGACGGAAAACGGACGCCCGATCTATCACTATCCCGACGAGGTCGAGGAACGCGATGGCGGTGTTTTCGTCAAGGAAACCGGCGAGCGGATTAAAGTGATTCCTTCGGCCAAAATGTCCAAATCCAAGAACAACGTGGTCGATCCCGTCGCCATCATCCAGCAATACGGTGCCGACACGGCGCGCTGGTTCGTGCTGTCTGACAGCCCGCCCGAGCGCGATGTGGAATGGACCGCCTCGGGGGCGGAAGCCGCGAACAAACACCTCGCCCGTGTCTGGCGCCTGGCCAATGATATGGAAAGTGCTCCGGAAAGCGGTTCCGGCGACGAAGACCTGCTGCGCGCCACCCACAAGGCGATGTTCGAGGTCACACAGGGCGTGGAGAGCTTTGGCTTCAACACCTCAATCGCCAAGCTTTATGGCTTCACCAATACCATCGCCAAATCCAAGGCCGGGCGCGAAACGAAACGGTTTGCCCTGAAAACCATGGCACAGCTCATGTCGCCGATGACGCCACACCTGGCCGAAGAAATCTGGTCCATGCTGGGCGGCGAAGGTCTGCTCGCACAGGCCCCGTGGCCGACGCCGGATGATACCATGCTGGTCGAAGATCAGGTCACCCTGCCAATTCAGGTCAACGGCAAACGCCGCGATGAAATCACTGTTCCCAAGGATATGCCAAAGGAAGAGGTTGAAAAGCTCGTGTTGGAGAACGATGCTGTGAAAAAGGCGCTCGCTGGCGGGTCGCCCAAGAAACTCATCGTTGTGCCGGGCCGCATCGTCAATGTCGTCATCTGA
- a CDS encoding DNA polymerase III subunit delta, giving the protein MKLSARDAIGYFAKPDPKKAGVLMYGPDSMRIALRRQEVIAALIGPQGEEEMRLTRMTGAELRKDKAMLMDAIKAQGFFPGPRVAFVEEATDQISETVKDALFDWREGDAQLVVTAGSLKASSKLRKLFESHPGAYAIAIYADPPSRAEIEATLSKSGLKDISRDAMTDIEALSRTLDPGDFRQTLEKLSLYKVGDSAPVSSEDVQNCAPVTSEAEVDDVLNVVAEGRVGDLGPLMLKMAGQGVDPVALSIFTMRHFRTLHAAASDPGGAASGIGRARPPIFGPRRDRMTRQAQNWGMHKLETALHILTDTDLTLRSSSKAPTMAVIERALIRLAMLAQRR; this is encoded by the coding sequence ATGAAACTTTCGGCCCGGGACGCGATCGGCTATTTCGCCAAGCCCGACCCGAAGAAGGCCGGGGTTCTGATGTACGGTCCCGACAGCATGCGCATTGCCTTGCGCCGTCAGGAAGTCATCGCGGCGCTGATCGGCCCGCAGGGCGAAGAGGAAATGCGCCTGACCCGCATGACCGGCGCCGAACTGCGCAAAGACAAAGCCATGCTGATGGATGCGATCAAGGCTCAGGGGTTCTTTCCCGGACCGCGCGTCGCCTTTGTCGAAGAGGCCACAGACCAGATTTCTGAGACCGTCAAGGACGCCCTGTTCGACTGGCGCGAGGGCGATGCGCAGCTGGTGGTCACCGCGGGTTCCCTGAAGGCCTCCTCAAAACTGCGCAAGCTGTTTGAAAGCCATCCCGGCGCCTATGCGATCGCAATCTATGCCGACCCGCCATCGCGCGCGGAAATCGAGGCCACGCTGTCCAAGTCCGGGTTAAAAGATATCTCCCGCGATGCGATGACCGATATTGAGGCGCTATCGCGCACGCTCGATCCCGGGGACTTTCGTCAGACGCTGGAAAAACTGTCGCTCTACAAGGTCGGTGACAGCGCCCCGGTCAGCAGCGAGGACGTGCAAAACTGTGCGCCTGTGACATCCGAGGCAGAGGTGGACGACGTGCTGAATGTCGTGGCCGAGGGCCGCGTGGGCGATCTGGGCCCGTTGATGCTCAAAATGGCCGGACAGGGGGTCGATCCCGTTGCCCTGTCGATCTTTACCATGCGCCATTTTCGCACGCTCCATGCAGCAGCCTCCGACCCCGGTGGCGCGGCCTCGGGAATTGGCCGCGCACGGCCGCCCATTTTCGGACCGCGCCGCGACCGCATGACGCGTCAGGCACAGAACTGGGGCATGCACAAACTGGAAACCGCCCTGCATATCCTGACCGACACCGATCTAACGCTGCGCTCCTCGTCCAAGGCGCCGACCATGGCGGTGATCGAACGCGCCTTGATCCGGCTTGCCATGCTTGCGCAACGGCGTTGA
- a CDS encoding LLM class flavin-dependent oxidoreductase, which translates to MIPYSLLDLAPVPEGVSTAQALQHSVDLAQHAEGWGYNRYWLAEHHNMPGIASAATAVVIGHIAAQTQSMRIGAGGIMLPNHAPLQVAEAFGTLRELYGDRIDLGLGRAPGTDMATARALRRNLSPDHANGETFPQDVQELIAYLGDMPDSASVRAFPGTGTHVPVWMLGSSTYGAELAAILGLPYAFASHFAPAALEQAIDIYRRLFRPSEHLDKPHFMLAANVFAADTTEDAVFIRSSMMQTFANLRLGKPGKLPVPVEDVTKVVPRQFLPQLEAIFAVSATGTKQMVRDQLSAMIARYEPDEIILAGNIHSHDARLRSFEIAAEVMKAL; encoded by the coding sequence ATGATCCCCTATTCCCTGCTTGATCTTGCACCGGTCCCCGAAGGTGTGTCGACGGCACAGGCGCTGCAACACAGCGTCGATCTGGCCCAGCATGCCGAGGGCTGGGGCTACAACCGCTATTGGCTGGCCGAACATCACAACATGCCCGGCATCGCCTCTGCGGCAACTGCCGTGGTCATCGGTCATATCGCCGCCCAAACACAAAGCATGCGGATCGGGGCCGGGGGCATCATGCTGCCCAACCATGCCCCGCTGCAGGTCGCCGAGGCCTTTGGCACCCTGCGTGAACTCTATGGCGATCGCATCGATCTGGGGCTTGGCCGGGCACCTGGCACGGATATGGCAACCGCGCGCGCCCTGCGCCGCAACCTCAGCCCCGACCATGCCAATGGCGAAACCTTTCCGCAGGATGTGCAGGAACTGATCGCCTATCTCGGCGATATGCCCGACAGTGCCAGCGTGCGCGCCTTTCCGGGGACGGGCACCCATGTGCCGGTCTGGATGCTGGGGTCCTCCACCTATGGGGCGGAACTGGCCGCGATTCTGGGCCTGCCCTATGCCTTTGCATCGCATTTCGCCCCGGCGGCGCTGGAACAGGCCATCGACATCTACCGGCGCCTGTTCCGCCCGTCCGAACACCTCGACAAACCCCATTTCATGCTGGCCGCGAATGTCTTTGCCGCCGACACGACCGAAGACGCCGTTTTCATCCGCTCGTCAATGATGCAGACCTTTGCCAATCTGCGGCTGGGCAAGCCCGGAAAGCTCCCGGTCCCGGTCGAGGATGTCACCAAAGTCGTCCCGCGCCAGTTCCTCCCTCAACTCGAAGCGATTTTCGCGGTCTCTGCCACTGGCACGAAACAGATGGTGCGCGATCAGCTCAGCGCTATGATCGCACGCTACGAACCCGACGAAATCATTCTGGCCGGCAACATTCACAGCCATGATGCGCGGCTGCGGTCTTTTGAAATCGCCGCCGAGGTCATGAAAGCGCTTTAA
- a CDS encoding TIGR03862 family flavoprotein, with product MNTSAKTFDALVVGAGPAGLMAADVLSAAGQRVLVTEAKPSPARKFLMAGKSGLNLTKSEPIPAFLSHYHSSSEVLTQAVTAFGPQAVTAWAEGLGQEMFTGSTGRVFPKGMKASPLLRAWLRRLEAQGVTLQRNWRLTGLSDTAHFATPDGEQQMAARAIVLALGGASWARLGSNGAWVDLVAPYVDLAPFAPSNVGVDVAWTAHMTRYFGTPVKGVQMQAGAEETRGECVISQRGLEGGGIYMLTRGLRTGAPLMMHLLPDWTETRIKETLTRRKPKETLTNFLKRAFRLPPEKVALVMEFAGPQPSDLVGALKHLTVTTGRLRPMDEAISTAGGVRFDSLTEDLAAKARPGLFFAGEMLDWDAPTGGYLLTACLATGRWAGLGALKALS from the coding sequence TTGAACACATCCGCAAAGACGTTCGATGCGCTGGTGGTTGGTGCGGGGCCTGCCGGGCTGATGGCCGCGGATGTGCTCAGCGCCGCCGGGCAGCGCGTTCTGGTGACCGAGGCCAAGCCCTCGCCCGCGCGCAAGTTTCTGATGGCGGGCAAATCCGGGCTGAACCTGACCAAATCAGAGCCGATTCCAGCGTTTTTGTCTCACTATCACTCAAGCTCCGAAGTGCTGACACAGGCGGTCACTGCCTTTGGCCCGCAGGCGGTGACCGCTTGGGCCGAAGGGTTGGGACAGGAGATGTTCACGGGCTCTACAGGGCGGGTGTTTCCCAAGGGCATGAAGGCGTCTCCTCTGCTACGGGCATGGCTGCGGCGGTTGGAGGCGCAGGGCGTCACCTTGCAGCGCAACTGGCGGTTGACAGGTCTTTCCGATACCGCCCATTTTGCGACCCCCGACGGGGAGCAGCAGATGGCTGCAAGGGCCATTGTTCTGGCGCTCGGCGGGGCGAGTTGGGCCAGATTGGGATCGAATGGTGCCTGGGTCGATCTGGTCGCACCCTATGTCGATCTGGCCCCTTTTGCCCCGTCGAATGTGGGGGTGGACGTCGCCTGGACAGCCCATATGACACGGTATTTCGGCACCCCGGTAAAAGGCGTGCAGATGCAGGCCGGGGCAGAAGAAACCCGTGGAGAATGCGTCATTTCGCAACGCGGCCTGGAAGGCGGCGGGATCTACATGCTGACGCGGGGGCTGCGGACCGGGGCGCCTTTGATGATGCATCTTTTGCCGGATTGGACTGAGACGCGGATAAAAGAGACACTAACCCGGCGTAAACCAAAGGAAACTCTGACAAATTTCCTGAAACGCGCTTTTCGGCTGCCGCCGGAAAAGGTCGCTTTGGTGATGGAATTCGCCGGGCCTCAGCCCTCTGATCTGGTCGGAGCGCTAAAACATCTGACGGTGACAACGGGTCGATTGCGGCCGATGGACGAAGCCATTTCCACGGCGGGCGGCGTGCGCTTTGACAGCCTGACCGAGGATCTGGCTGCCAAGGCGCGGCCCGGCCTGTTCTTTGCGGGTGAAATGCTGGATTGGGATGCGCCGACCGGTGGCTATTTGCTGACGGCCTGCCTTGCGACAGGCCGCTGGGCCGGGCTGGGCGCGCTTAAAGCGCTTTCATGA
- a CDS encoding enoyl-CoA hydratase/isomerase family protein: MISLRKDDSLWVVTLNRPEKANSLTADMLTRLSQIADEAADQARVLVLTGAGKVFSAGADLDEARAGLATSPIWEEVSGKIAALPCLTMAALNGTLAGGAFGMALACDLRIADPGARFFYPVMKLGFLPQPSDPVRMAGLIGPARAKMILMAGQKIDAQEALNWGLVDRLVAAVDQPAAVEALATDALAATADHLSGIKGLIPS; this comes from the coding sequence ATGATTTCTCTGCGCAAGGACGATTCTCTCTGGGTTGTGACCCTGAACCGGCCTGAAAAGGCCAATTCTCTGACCGCAGACATGCTGACGCGGCTGTCGCAGATTGCCGATGAGGCGGCTGATCAGGCGCGGGTACTGGTGCTGACCGGTGCAGGCAAGGTGTTTTCCGCCGGGGCCGATCTGGATGAGGCCCGTGCCGGGCTGGCGACGTCGCCGATTTGGGAAGAGGTTTCGGGCAAAATCGCGGCGCTGCCCTGTCTGACCATGGCTGCCCTCAACGGCACATTGGCTGGCGGGGCCTTTGGCATGGCGCTGGCCTGTGATCTGCGGATCGCGGATCCGGGCGCGCGATTCTTCTACCCGGTGATGAAGCTCGGCTTTCTGCCACAGCCCTCTGATCCGGTGCGCATGGCGGGGCTGATCGGCCCGGCCCGCGCCAAGATGATCCTGATGGCGGGCCAGAAAATCGATGCACAAGAGGCACTGAACTGGGGGCTTGTCGACCGGTTGGTCGCTGCGGTCGATCAGCCGGCGGCGGTGGAGGCACTGGCCACGGATGCGCTGGCCGCCACCGCCGATCACCTGTCCGGGATCAAAGGGCTGATACCGTCTTGA